Proteins co-encoded in one Halorussus lipolyticus genomic window:
- a CDS encoding GNAT family N-acetyltransferase, giving the protein MNDQSDDPTRLPKYGGPRDRQRTGPAWRRSDGPPRATRSEPRPRGGASAFESPVEDDLLEAFAVLDFETEAQKRVYRYVERQGVASDDEIHERIDLPTEEVAIAIQWLVQHGYLEADAGTFRVAHGTEVERTYRLGGLDVTIRPARQEDLAGLVGLIRTVTDDRTYVVAESVAAQLASEETVIRDTDTRSRLFFVATVEDRAVGDGEMGDRTTGNGLTGDRPTGNGRTSDSQLVGWAHLTLPRIEYLDHTAELTVGVRPDFRRRGIGSRLSGIAVAWAAANGYRKVYQSLPGTNRAAIDFLRNHGWRVEAVRPDHYRIDGEFVDEVMMAVEL; this is encoded by the coding sequence ATGAACGACCAGTCCGACGACCCGACTCGACTGCCCAAGTACGGCGGGCCGAGGGACCGCCAGCGAACGGGTCCGGCGTGGCGACGGTCAGACGGGCCTCCTCGCGCCACCCGTTCCGAACCGCGTCCACGCGGAGGAGCATCGGCGTTCGAGTCGCCGGTCGAGGACGACCTTCTGGAAGCGTTCGCGGTCCTCGACTTCGAGACCGAGGCCCAGAAGCGCGTCTACCGCTACGTCGAACGGCAGGGCGTCGCGTCCGACGACGAGATTCACGAGCGAATCGACCTGCCGACCGAGGAGGTTGCCATCGCCATCCAGTGGCTCGTCCAGCACGGCTATCTCGAAGCGGACGCCGGGACTTTCCGGGTCGCCCATGGAACCGAAGTCGAGCGAACCTACCGGCTCGGCGGCCTCGACGTGACGATTCGCCCGGCCAGACAGGAGGACCTCGCTGGCCTCGTGGGCCTCATCCGGACCGTCACCGACGACCGGACCTACGTCGTCGCCGAGAGCGTGGCCGCGCAACTCGCTTCCGAGGAGACAGTCATCCGCGACACCGACACTCGCTCGCGGCTGTTCTTCGTCGCCACCGTCGAGGACAGGGCGGTGGGTGACGGGGAAATGGGTGACAGGACGACGGGCAACGGGCTGACCGGCGACAGACCGACGGGAAATGGACGGACGAGCGACTCCCAACTCGTCGGCTGGGCGCACCTGACCCTGCCCAGAATCGAGTACCTCGACCACACCGCCGAACTGACCGTCGGCGTACGTCCCGACTTCCGACGGCGGGGTATCGGAAGCCGGCTCTCGGGAATCGCGGTCGCTTGGGCCGCGGCCAACGGCTACCGGAAGGTCTACCAGAGCCTCCCCGGCACGAACCGGGCGGCTATCGACTTCCTCAGGAATCACGGCTGGCGGGTCGAGGCGGTTCGGCCCGACCACTACCGCATCGACGGCGAGTTCGTGGACGAGGTGATGATGGCGGTGGAGTTGTAA
- a CDS encoding type II/IV secretion system ATPase subunit, translating into MDDASSVTSSDADTASPGRVPPPKPPDDPEAWYAPDVRAQYELLPGVVATITETDEEFDYHVREPPLSPVGEDALARVEDHFADANLARPLTREGADERMTAGFDPKYRRIVDRLTDLPPEARRRVEYYALRNLRCLGELTPLALDEDIEVADTAGDRLVVHTDDYAPADTDLPADADFLERFASERVETHTVDFREFQVPVVIYREHLLANDSFTTKYAVQEPDLLPGDEELIQECKDRIWETNVDGVVEDRAGFVRERARTFLSRRLTARNTRAWLDAARYRVRTALAEYELAVPPVDHRFSTDRLSDLVYYVMRDFVGHGKLTVPIRDDLLEDIEANRVGERIKVVPRGREIGHGERAPTNLQFDDEAEFANVVTQMAASDGTELNASNPSAKVNLQPEGVPEEVTIRAAVALGVISEDGPHISIRKQAPEAMTPVDLLESDSLSTEIVTLLWQVYEHHGVVLFSGPTGAGKTTLMNSHMPFIPYRDRPISIDEGSREVRLPHETGVSLTTRDHESDYKRVTMADLMTECNYLNPDVEVIAEINTPASFQTFAESLNTGHGIIGTTHAEDVEKLVNRVVEQGLPPYLLQELDLVVFPRKVDGDRYVGEVVELLTESEYADLDTQRARCGAIEKDETTVYWNTVAWRDTEGNFHVAFDNSELGDDGSEGRFRFFERLAERTDRPVAEVEREFQRKHQYVQYMAREGMDDFDELFEFLADLRNDEAATVERVKRGEV; encoded by the coding sequence ATGGACGACGCCTCGTCGGTGACCTCCTCGGACGCCGACACCGCTTCACCCGGTCGCGTTCCACCGCCGAAACCGCCCGACGACCCCGAGGCGTGGTACGCGCCGGACGTTCGCGCTCAGTACGAACTCCTCCCCGGCGTGGTCGCCACCATCACCGAGACTGACGAGGAGTTCGACTATCACGTTCGAGAACCCCCGCTGTCGCCCGTCGGCGAGGACGCCCTCGCCCGAGTCGAAGACCACTTCGCCGACGCCAACCTCGCCCGGCCGCTGACCCGCGAGGGGGCCGACGAGCGCATGACCGCCGGGTTCGACCCCAAATACCGCAGAATCGTGGACCGCCTGACCGACCTGCCGCCCGAGGCCCGTCGGCGCGTCGAGTACTACGCCCTCCGGAATCTGCGGTGTCTCGGCGAGTTGACGCCGCTCGCGCTGGACGAGGACATCGAGGTGGCCGACACGGCGGGCGACCGACTGGTCGTCCACACCGACGACTACGCGCCCGCCGACACCGACCTGCCCGCCGACGCCGACTTTCTGGAGCGGTTCGCCAGCGAGCGCGTCGAGACCCACACCGTCGATTTCCGGGAGTTTCAGGTGCCAGTGGTTATCTACCGCGAACACTTGCTGGCCAACGACTCTTTTACCACCAAGTACGCAGTACAGGAGCCAGACCTGCTTCCCGGCGACGAGGAGCTAATTCAGGAGTGCAAGGACCGAATCTGGGAGACCAACGTCGATGGCGTGGTCGAGGACCGGGCCGGGTTCGTCCGCGAGCGTGCCAGAACGTTCCTCTCGCGCCGACTTACGGCCCGGAATACGCGGGCATGGCTAGACGCCGCCAGATACCGAGTCCGGACTGCACTGGCGGAGTACGAGTTGGCGGTACCGCCCGTTGACCATCGGTTTTCGACCGACCGACTCTCGGATTTGGTCTACTACGTGATGCGGGATTTCGTCGGGCACGGCAAGTTGACGGTCCCGATTCGTGACGACCTGTTGGAGGACATCGAGGCCAACCGGGTCGGCGAGCGAATCAAGGTCGTGCCGCGGGGCCGGGAAATCGGCCACGGCGAGCGCGCGCCGACCAACCTCCAGTTCGACGACGAAGCCGAGTTCGCCAACGTCGTGACCCAGATGGCGGCCTCCGACGGGACCGAGTTGAACGCCTCGAACCCGAGCGCGAAGGTGAACCTTCAACCCGAGGGTGTCCCCGAGGAAGTCACGATTCGGGCCGCCGTCGCGCTCGGGGTCATCAGCGAGGACGGCCCCCACATCTCCATCCGGAAGCAGGCACCCGAGGCCATGACGCCCGTGGACCTGCTGGAGTCGGACAGCCTCTCGACCGAAATCGTGACCCTGCTGTGGCAGGTCTACGAGCATCACGGCGTCGTCCTCTTTTCAGGACCGACCGGGGCCGGAAAGACGACGCTGATGAATTCGCACATGCCGTTCATCCCCTACCGCGACCGGCCGATTTCGATAGACGAAGGCTCGCGCGAGGTCCGTCTGCCCCACGAGACCGGCGTTTCGCTGACGACGCGGGACCACGAGAGCGACTACAAGCGCGTCACGATGGCCGACCTCATGACCGAGTGCAACTACCTCAACCCGGACGTGGAGGTCATCGCCGAAATCAACACGCCCGCGAGTTTCCAGACCTTCGCTGAAAGTCTGAACACCGGTCACGGCATCATCGGCACGACCCACGCTGAGGACGTGGAGAAACTGGTCAATCGCGTGGTCGAGCAGGGCCTGCCGCCGTACCTCTTGCAGGAGTTGGACCTCGTGGTCTTCCCCCGCAAGGTCGATGGCGACCGCTACGTCGGCGAGGTCGTAGAGCTACTGACCGAATCGGAGTACGCGGACCTCGACACGCAACGAGCGCGGTGCGGTGCCATCGAGAAGGACGAGACCACCGTCTACTGGAACACCGTAGCGTGGCGCGACACCGAGGGCAATTTCCACGTTGCTTTCGACAATTCAGAGTTGGGTGACGACGGGTCGGAAGGTCGCTTCCGGTTCTTCGAGCGGTTGGCGGAACGGACCGACCGCCCCGTCGCGGAGGTCGAACGCGAGTTCCAGCGCAAGCACCAGTACGTCCAGTACATGGCTCGGGAGGGCATGGACGACTTCGACGAGTTGTTCGAGTTCCTCGCCGATTTGCGCAACGACGAGGCCGCGACGGTGGAGCGGGTGAAACGGGGAGAGGTTTGA
- a CDS encoding ABC transporter ATP-binding protein, with protein sequence MAAIQTEGLTKRFGDEVVAVEDLDLTVKEGEVFGYLGPNGAGKSTTINVLLDYLRPTEGTATVLGHDAQDETQRIHERIGILPEGFDLYDRLTGRKHVQFAVDSKEADDDPAEILDRVGLSPEAADRKAGGYSTGMAQRLALGMALVGDPDLLILDEPSSGLDPNGARQMRQLVRDEASAGTTVFFSSHILGQVEAVCDRVGIMSEGRLVAEDTIEGLRESMGSGSTLELAVDRVPENLTLDGIEAVSDVTAGGDVIRVTVTDPTVKSQVINRVEEQGATVTDISTQQASLEDLFAAYTTEEVTA encoded by the coding sequence ATGGCCGCTATCCAGACCGAAGGCCTGACCAAGCGGTTCGGCGACGAGGTGGTCGCGGTCGAGGACCTCGATTTGACCGTGAAAGAGGGCGAGGTGTTCGGCTACCTCGGCCCGAACGGCGCGGGTAAGTCCACGACCATCAACGTCCTGCTCGACTACCTTAGGCCGACCGAGGGGACCGCGACCGTGTTAGGCCACGACGCCCAAGACGAGACCCAGCGGATTCACGAGCGAATCGGGATTTTGCCGGAGGGCTTCGACCTCTACGACCGACTCACCGGGCGCAAGCACGTCCAGTTCGCGGTGGACTCGAAGGAGGCCGACGACGACCCCGCCGAGATTCTGGACCGGGTAGGCCTCTCGCCGGAGGCCGCAGACCGGAAGGCCGGCGGATACTCGACCGGAATGGCCCAGCGACTCGCGCTCGGGATGGCGCTGGTCGGTGACCCGGATTTGTTGATTTTGGACGAACCCTCCTCCGGGTTGGACCCCAACGGCGCGCGCCAGATGCGTCAACTCGTCCGCGACGAGGCCAGCGCGGGCACGACTGTCTTCTTCTCCAGTCACATCCTCGGACAGGTCGAAGCGGTCTGTGACCGGGTGGGCATCATGAGCGAGGGCCGACTGGTCGCCGAGGACACAATCGAGGGCCTGCGGGAGTCGATGGGGTCCGGTTCGACGCTGGAACTCGCGGTTGACCGAGTGCCCGAAAATCTCACCCTCGACGGAATCGAGGCCGTCAGCGACGTGACGGCGGGCGGCGACGTGATTCGCGTGACAGTCACCGACCCGACGGTGAAATCGCAGGTCATCAACCGCGTCGAGGAGCAGGGCGCAACTGTCACCGACATCTCGACACAGCAGGCGTCGCTCGAAGACCTGTTCGCGGCCTACACCACCGAGGAGGTCACGGCATGA
- a CDS encoding ABC transporter permease subunit: MSWVVVARKDFEDAVRSRMLWAITAVFLLFTAGAVYIRKAVLGGTPGLPDATQFLTAPSGLIIPLTALVVAYLAIAGERESGSIKILLGLPHTRWDVVFGKLVGRTLVVTAGILVAFAGAAVTLLVLFGELAIVDFLLLTLVTVLFGLTFVGIAIGASAFTATRSRAMALAIGAFFLFQVVWDFVPLGVYYFAEGSLPGPTTTQLPAWYYLVQVLNPKNAYSQGADIVFSGAGPVVPVESLVGSSAPFYVQNWFGLVILVVWLVVPVALGYWRFQRADIG, from the coding sequence ATGAGTTGGGTGGTGGTCGCGCGCAAGGACTTCGAGGACGCGGTGCGCTCCCGGATGCTTTGGGCAATCACCGCGGTCTTCCTGCTTTTCACCGCGGGCGCGGTCTACATTCGAAAGGCGGTCCTCGGCGGGACGCCCGGTCTGCCCGACGCAACCCAGTTCCTGACCGCGCCCTCGGGTCTCATCATCCCGCTGACGGCGCTGGTGGTCGCGTATCTGGCCATCGCCGGGGAGCGCGAGTCGGGGAGCATCAAGATTCTGCTGGGTCTGCCACACACCCGCTGGGACGTGGTATTCGGGAAGTTGGTCGGGCGAACGCTGGTCGTGACCGCCGGCATCCTCGTGGCCTTTGCCGGCGCGGCCGTGACGCTCCTCGTGCTGTTCGGCGAACTCGCAATCGTCGATTTCCTCCTGTTGACGCTCGTGACGGTGCTGTTCGGCCTGACCTTCGTCGGCATCGCCATCGGCGCGTCGGCGTTCACCGCCACCCGGTCGCGGGCGATGGCGCTGGCCATCGGCGCGTTTTTCCTGTTTCAGGTCGTCTGGGACTTCGTACCGCTCGGCGTCTACTACTTCGCGGAGGGCAGTCTGCCGGGTCCGACCACGACCCAGCTTCCGGCGTGGTACTACCTCGTGCAGGTCCTGAACCCCAAAAACGCCTACTCGCAGGGCGCGGACATCGTGTTCTCGGGTGCCGGTCCCGTCGTTCCGGTCGAGTCGCTGGTGGGGTCGTCGGCCCCGTTCTACGTCCAGAACTGGTTCGGACTGGTGATTCTGGTGGTCTGGCTGGTCGTGCCGGTGGCACTTGGCTACTGGCGGTTCCAGCGGGCCGACATCGGATGA
- the lanM gene encoding type 2 lanthipeptide synthetase LanM, translating into MRQTLLADCAARSRSLAARLDSTEETSLPPDEDPDDLLADWREVFDSDDEFRERLDFADRSVEDVRKSLRADESSSDESIPEQFETAERVVDRAVEYDSAAAESLVARHADSPFVHLVAPLAAAARDSVSLDVAHDTAAFESLVDWLFDRLTTVFQHPLFILFKTYQKREYPDREFSDASGSTVTYDEFVAGVRDADYEPIFEEYPVLLELLGVVTNQWHELLRRLGQRIPADRDALERTFADGEDLGRLTDVTPLSDDPHGEGEVVLRLDFENCTVVYKPRSVGGEAAFGAVLDWTNAHAEIPALYAPAVLDRGEYGWMEFVSHSECDSPGGVERFYERMGALTALAFVLGSTDLHHENVVASGEHPVVVDQETALSPQVGSSNKPVSPAMDSLMEDSVLNTVLIPFAKETGDQNDGQTSAGLTDLAGEQRREKRPNFRRPNTDAMDLGFDKPYRLDGENLPRFDGEVRSVSAHLDHLKRGFRAVTDAILADREAFLGPLGPLAAFEGCPVRYLPRPTSHYASKLSQSLYSSRLRSGLQRSLALESLYSVYVPRTDDEELAGLVPTEKESISRLTIPRFTVPATGHELRDGRGNLQGVTVAESPLDHARRRVSALDDHRVETQLRLVDLAFTDSTVSDPVSAPKSDRSNAVPSADSAEAVVSNVVESIDDATTRYPDGSLRWAELARSSSAGQFRVREPTLDLYRGHVGVGLFLAAVAAVRDDAGLAEQSRRLLKPTAPETEEASVVGGIGGIVGRGSVAYGLATAGDLLGDADLTERARTVAGRTTREEVAADEDLDVMEGAAGELLAQLAVYERTGDSEALERARWCGDRLLGATTDTASGYRVPTTADSDSRFAFAHGVGGIGNALVRLGDATGDERYVRVGRDALGFDLELWRRGRKPANDAAEDEHAGETGDGTIWGWCNGVAGVGTSQMGVASASSAEWSAVRSDLRTELSREDSLCCGSAGRALFLLDAGDVFEEPSLTERGEALFERMLDRAEREGRLRLANHLPMLPRLGLFTGVAGIGYVALAIEANDAGVELPNVMRLE; encoded by the coding sequence ATGCGACAGACGCTTCTCGCGGACTGTGCGGCCCGGTCGCGTTCGCTGGCCGCACGTCTCGATTCGACCGAGGAGACCTCACTTCCGCCCGACGAGGACCCCGACGACCTGCTCGCCGACTGGCGCGAGGTTTTCGACTCCGACGACGAGTTCCGGGAGCGACTCGACTTCGCGGACCGCTCGGTGGAAGATGTCCGCAAAAGCCTCCGCGCCGACGAGTCGTCCTCGGACGAGTCGATTCCCGAGCAGTTCGAGACCGCCGAGCGAGTCGTGGACCGCGCGGTCGAGTACGATTCCGCGGCGGCCGAGTCGCTGGTCGCGCGCCACGCCGACTCGCCGTTCGTCCATCTGGTCGCGCCGCTGGCCGCCGCCGCCCGCGACTCGGTTTCGCTGGACGTTGCCCACGACACTGCCGCGTTCGAGTCGCTGGTCGATTGGTTGTTCGACCGCCTGACGACGGTGTTTCAGCACCCGCTGTTCATCCTGTTCAAGACGTACCAGAAGCGCGAGTATCCCGACCGGGAGTTTTCGGATGCGAGTGGTTCGACCGTGACCTACGACGAGTTCGTCGCTGGCGTCCGAGACGCGGACTACGAACCCATCTTCGAGGAGTACCCTGTCTTGCTCGAACTGCTGGGCGTCGTCACCAACCAGTGGCACGAGCTACTCCGCCGCCTCGGCCAGCGAATACCGGCCGACAGGGACGCTCTCGAACGAACATTTGCCGACGGCGAGGACCTCGGCCGATTGACGGACGTGACGCCGCTCTCGGACGACCCCCACGGCGAGGGTGAGGTCGTCCTCCGACTCGACTTCGAGAACTGCACCGTCGTCTACAAACCGCGGTCTGTCGGCGGTGAAGCGGCGTTCGGCGCGGTCCTCGACTGGACGAACGCCCACGCCGAAATCCCGGCCCTGTACGCCCCGGCGGTGCTGGACCGCGGCGAATACGGCTGGATGGAGTTCGTGAGCCATTCCGAGTGCGATTCGCCGGGCGGCGTCGAGCGATTCTACGAGCGAATGGGTGCGCTGACCGCGCTGGCGTTCGTTCTCGGTTCGACCGACCTCCACCACGAGAACGTCGTTGCGTCGGGCGAGCATCCGGTCGTCGTGGACCAAGAGACCGCGCTCTCTCCGCAGGTCGGGTCCTCGAACAAGCCGGTCTCGCCGGCTATGGACTCGCTGATGGAGGACTCGGTGCTGAACACGGTACTGATTCCGTTCGCAAAGGAGACTGGCGACCAGAACGACGGACAGACCAGCGCCGGACTGACCGACCTCGCGGGCGAACAGCGCCGGGAGAAGCGACCGAATTTCCGACGGCCGAACACCGACGCGATGGACCTCGGGTTCGACAAGCCGTACCGACTCGACGGGGAGAACCTCCCGCGATTCGACGGCGAGGTCCGAAGCGTGTCGGCGCATCTCGACCACCTGAAACGCGGGTTCCGAGCGGTGACCGACGCGATACTTGCCGACCGCGAGGCGTTTCTCGGACCGTTGGGACCGCTCGCCGCGTTCGAGGGGTGTCCGGTCCGGTACCTGCCGCGACCGACGAGCCACTACGCTTCGAAACTGTCCCAGAGCCTCTACTCGTCGCGGCTTCGGTCGGGCCTCCAGCGGTCGCTCGCGCTGGAGTCGCTGTACTCGGTGTACGTGCCTCGGACGGACGACGAGGAGCTTGCGGGCCTCGTCCCGACCGAGAAAGAGTCGATTAGTCGGCTCACGATTCCGCGATTCACGGTCCCGGCGACCGGTCACGAACTCCGTGATGGCCGGGGGAATCTACAGGGTGTGACCGTAGCGGAGTCGCCGCTCGACCACGCTCGTCGCCGCGTCTCGGCCCTCGACGACCACCGGGTCGAGACCCAACTCCGACTCGTGGACCTCGCGTTCACCGATTCGACGGTTTCGGACCCGGTCTCAGCCCCCAAGTCCGACCGGTCGAACGCCGTACCGAGCGCCGACTCGGCGGAGGCAGTCGTCTCGAACGTCGTGGAGTCGATAGACGACGCGACGACTCGCTATCCGGACGGAAGCCTCCGGTGGGCGGAGCTAGCCCGGTCGTCGTCAGCGGGGCAGTTCCGCGTTCGTGAGCCGACCCTCGACCTCTATCGAGGCCACGTCGGGGTCGGACTGTTCCTCGCGGCGGTCGCCGCGGTCCGGGACGACGCCGGCCTCGCCGAACAGAGCCGACGCCTCCTGAAACCGACCGCACCCGAGACCGAGGAGGCCTCCGTCGTGGGAGGCATCGGTGGCATCGTCGGTCGGGGGTCGGTCGCCTACGGGTTGGCGACGGCGGGCGACCTGCTCGGCGACGCCGACCTCACAGAACGCGCTCGCACCGTCGCCGGTCGGACGACCCGCGAGGAGGTCGCCGCCGACGAGGACCTCGACGTGATGGAGGGTGCGGCGGGCGAACTCCTCGCCCAACTCGCGGTCTACGAGCGCACCGGCGACAGCGAAGCCCTCGAACGAGCGCGGTGGTGCGGCGACCGGCTCCTCGGCGCGACCACCGACACGGCGTCCGGCTATCGAGTGCCGACGACCGCCGACTCGGACTCGCGGTTCGCGTTCGCCCACGGTGTCGGCGGCATCGGGAACGCCCTCGTCCGACTCGGAGACGCTACCGGCGACGAACGCTACGTCCGAGTCGGACGGGATGCGCTCGGGTTCGACCTCGAACTCTGGCGACGCGGCCGAAAGCCGGCGAACGACGCGGCCGAGGACGAACACGCTGGCGAGACCGGCGACGGAACCATCTGGGGGTGGTGCAACGGTGTCGCGGGAGTCGGGACGAGTCAGATGGGAGTTGCCAGCGCCTCGTCGGCGGAGTGGTCTGCCGTCCGCTCGGACCTCAGGACGGAACTGAGCCGAGAAGACTCGCTGTGTTGCGGGTCGGCGGGCCGCGCGCTGTTCCTGCTCGACGCGGGGGACGTGTTCGAGGAGCCATCGCTGACCGAACGCGGCGAAGCACTGTTTGAGCGGATGCTAGACCGGGCCGAACGCGAGGGTCGCCTCCGACTTGCGAACCACCTCCCGATGCTCCCTCGACTCGGCCTGTTCACCGGCGTCGCGGGTATCGGGTACGTCGCGCTCGCTATCGAGGCGAACGATGCGGGAGTCGAACTGCCGAACGTGATGCGACTCGAATGA